In the Chloroflexia bacterium SDU3-3 genome, one interval contains:
- a CDS encoding ABC transporter permease, which yields MALAPPTDLHQALRESRRRQRWAVSGLLLPTLLWLVVFFTIPLAVIVIYSFLTPGQLGGVEWRFTLDNYATLFTKELYVSAYLRSLAIGLLTTLFCALLAYPLALGIVLSPPRRRALLLFLVLIPFWTNFLVRTYAWMIILSNNGLLNTLFQSLGLPRQTMLNTPWAVLLGLVYGQLPFMVLPIYASLERFDFTLMEAAADLGADQAQAFGSVMLPLTMPGVAAGAVLVFIPTVGQFVVSDLLGGAKVDLLGNLFQRLFTRSNPPNWPLGSAMSLVFMLVLTAAVVFYFRTTTEEDR from the coding sequence ATGGCCCTAGCCCCCCCGACCGATCTGCACCAGGCGCTGCGCGAGAGCCGCCGCAGGCAGCGCTGGGCCGTCTCGGGCCTGCTGCTGCCCACGCTGCTCTGGCTGGTGGTGTTCTTCACCATCCCGCTGGCGGTGATCGTGATCTACAGCTTCCTCACCCCCGGCCAGCTCGGCGGGGTCGAGTGGCGCTTCACGCTCGACAACTACGCCACGCTGTTCACCAAAGAGCTGTATGTGAGCGCCTACCTGCGCTCGCTGGCCATCGGCCTGCTCACCACGCTGTTCTGCGCGCTGCTGGCCTACCCGCTGGCCCTGGGCATCGTGCTCTCGCCACCGCGCCGCCGCGCCCTGCTGCTGTTCCTAGTGCTCATCCCGTTCTGGACCAACTTCCTGGTGCGCACCTACGCCTGGATGATCATCCTCAGCAACAACGGCCTGCTCAACACGCTGTTCCAGTCGCTGGGGCTGCCCCGCCAGACTATGCTGAACACGCCCTGGGCCGTGCTGCTGGGCCTGGTCTACGGCCAGCTGCCCTTCATGGTGCTGCCGATCTACGCCTCGCTTGAGCGCTTCGACTTCACCCTGATGGAGGCCGCCGCCGACCTAGGGGCCGACCAAGCCCAGGCCTTCGGCAGCGTGATGCTGCCGCTGACCATGCCCGGCGTGGCCGCTGGCGCGGTGCTGGTGTTCATCCCCACCGTCGGCCAGTTCGTCGTCTCCGATCTGCTGGGCGGCGCGAAGGTGGACCTGCTGGGCAACCTGTTCCAGCGCCTCTTCACCCGATCCAACCCGCCCAACTGGCCGCTTGGCTCGGCCATGTCGCTCGTCTTTATGCTGGTGCTCACAGCGGCGGTGGTGTTCTACTTCCGCACCACCACGGAGGAAGATCGATGA
- a CDS encoding ABC transporter permease, protein MEATAQTQAKPRAQTAARHERRQIGARWLLDGHIWLMMAFLYAPIAVLVLFSFTTDSFGVRWTGFTFDWYAKLLDDARLITATLNSLKVAAISTFFSTVLGTLGALALERFRFPGRAAVDGLIYMPIIIPEIVMGLSLLAFFSCVFDIIEFFTGMKLKMSMVTVVLAHITFSISFVVVVVRASLRGFDRRLEEAAADLGAGPWRTFWNITFPLILPGIIGGALLAFTLSLDDFIISFFTSGPGNPLLPTEVYASVKRAITPKINAISTIMLVVSISLIGLSQLLQRKRT, encoded by the coding sequence ATGGAAGCAACTGCGCAGACCCAGGCCAAGCCGCGCGCCCAGACCGCCGCCCGCCACGAGCGCAGGCAGATCGGCGCGCGCTGGCTGCTGGATGGCCATATCTGGCTGATGATGGCCTTCCTCTACGCGCCGATCGCGGTGCTGGTGCTGTTCTCCTTCACCACCGACTCGTTCGGGGTGCGCTGGACGGGCTTCACCTTCGACTGGTACGCCAAGCTGCTAGATGACGCCCGCCTGATCACCGCCACGCTCAACTCGCTCAAGGTTGCCGCGATCTCCACCTTCTTCTCCACCGTGCTGGGCACGCTGGGCGCGCTGGCGCTGGAGCGCTTTCGCTTCCCTGGCCGCGCCGCCGTGGACGGCCTGATCTACATGCCGATCATCATCCCCGAGATCGTGATGGGCCTGTCGCTGCTGGCCTTTTTCTCGTGCGTGTTCGACATCATCGAGTTTTTCACCGGCATGAAGCTGAAGATGAGCATGGTCACGGTGGTGCTCGCGCACATCACCTTCAGCATCTCGTTCGTGGTGGTGGTGGTGCGGGCCAGCCTGCGCGGCTTCGATAGGCGGCTGGAGGAGGCCGCCGCCGACCTGGGGGCTGGCCCCTGGCGCACGTTCTGGAACATCACCTTCCCGCTCATCCTGCCCGGTATCATCGGCGGGGCGCTGCTGGCCTTCACGCTCTCGCTCGATGACTTTATCATCAGCTTCTTCACATCCGGCCCGGGCAACCCGCTGCTGCCCACCGAGGTCTACGCCTCGGTCAAGCGGGCGATCACGCCCAAGATCAACGCGATCAGCACGATCATGCTGGTGGTCTCGATCTCGCTGATCGGCCTCTCGCAGCTGCTCCAGCGCAAGCGCACATAG
- a CDS encoding aspartate aminotransferase family protein, protein MTKYIQLATELPGPRSQQLLARRDAAVPGGLFKATPLAIERGSGALVWDADGNQLLDLVSGIGTLAVGHCPPEVVAAIQAQAARLIHTSALVGTYDPYIELCEKLNEAAPISGPCKTLLGNSGAEGVENAIKIARAATGRSAVIAFEGGYHGRTLLTLSLTSKAAFKKSFGPFAPEVYRAPYPYAYQCLSGKVARAAGAPESHEQEVQRSVDYCYEQLERVLLAHVGPENVAAIIIEPVLGEGGFVPCPPAFMQRLRALCDRIGAILIADEVQAGFGRTGTLFAMEQMGAEPDILVSAKSLGAGMPIAATTGRAHLMDAPHVGGVGGTYGGNPLACVAALEVFKMIERDGLLQRATEIGQQIMARAAAWQREIGLVGDVRGLGAMVGIELVADRAARTPAVEPTAATLAWAMRHGVLAMRAGLYTNCIRLLPPLVITDEQLHEGLDVLEEGLRTADAERAA, encoded by the coding sequence ATGACCAAATACATCCAGCTCGCCACCGAGCTGCCCGGGCCGCGCAGCCAGCAGCTGCTGGCGCGACGCGACGCGGCGGTGCCCGGCGGGCTATTCAAGGCCACCCCGCTGGCGATCGAGCGCGGCAGCGGCGCGCTGGTGTGGGACGCCGACGGCAACCAGCTGCTCGACCTGGTGAGCGGCATCGGCACGCTGGCCGTGGGCCACTGCCCGCCCGAGGTGGTGGCCGCCATCCAGGCCCAGGCCGCCAGGCTCATCCACACATCCGCGCTGGTGGGCACCTACGACCCCTACATCGAGCTGTGCGAGAAGCTGAACGAGGCCGCGCCGATCAGCGGGCCGTGCAAGACGCTGCTGGGCAACAGCGGGGCCGAGGGCGTGGAGAACGCGATCAAGATCGCCCGCGCCGCCACCGGGCGCAGCGCCGTGATCGCCTTCGAGGGCGGCTACCACGGGCGCACCCTGCTCACGCTCTCGCTCACCAGCAAGGCCGCCTTCAAGAAGTCGTTCGGCCCCTTCGCCCCCGAGGTCTACCGCGCGCCCTACCCCTACGCCTACCAGTGCCTCTCGGGCAAGGTGGCCCGCGCGGCGGGCGCGCCCGAGAGCCACGAGCAGGAGGTACAGCGCAGCGTGGACTACTGCTACGAGCAGCTGGAGCGCGTGCTGCTGGCCCACGTGGGGCCGGAGAACGTGGCCGCGATCATCATCGAGCCGGTGCTGGGCGAGGGCGGCTTCGTGCCCTGCCCGCCCGCGTTCATGCAGCGGCTGCGCGCCCTGTGCGACCGCATCGGGGCCATCCTGATCGCGGATGAGGTGCAGGCGGGCTTCGGGCGCACCGGCACGCTGTTCGCCATGGAGCAGATGGGCGCGGAGCCGGACATCCTGGTGAGCGCCAAGAGCCTGGGCGCGGGCATGCCCATCGCCGCCACCACCGGGCGGGCGCACCTGATGGACGCGCCGCACGTGGGCGGGGTGGGCGGCACCTACGGCGGCAACCCGCTGGCCTGCGTGGCCGCGCTAGAGGTCTTCAAGATGATCGAGCGCGACGGCCTGCTGCAGCGCGCCACAGAGATCGGCCAGCAGATCATGGCCCGCGCCGCCGCGTGGCAGCGCGAGATCGGCCTGGTGGGCGACGTGCGCGGCCTGGGCGCGATGGTCGGCATCGAGCTGGTGGCCGACCGCGCCGCCCGCACCCCGGCAGTGGAGCCGACCGCCGCCACGCTGGCCTGGGCCATGCGCCACGGCGTGCTGGCCATGCGCGCCGGGCTGTATACCAACTGCATCCGCCTGCTGCCGCCCCTGGTCATCACCGACGAGCAGCTGCACGAGGGCCTGGATGTGCTGGAGGAGGGCCTGCGCACCGCCGACGCCGAGCGGGCGGCGTAA
- a CDS encoding spermidine/putrescine ABC transporter substrate-binding protein, with translation MQYLGVVGAALALLTACGGQGQAGSSATSAPAPAATQAAAPTADGSATAPDQAPGSLAVDPAKLSKELHIYNWADYLDPAVLEDFQKEYGVAVTSESFDNNEDMIAKISPGSSGYDIVFPSDYAIDIMAKGGLLAKLDKSLLPNLANIKADNLDLYYDKGNVYSLPYNMGMTGLAYDSSKFDAPVDSWAAVFDPAQLEKIKGQFTMLDDERETPGAALKYLGLSLNNTNPADLKKAEDLLKAQKPDVSAYDSSNVSRKLASGEIIIGHIYSYNALQARLGLDGSFSGNPNITFVAPKEGCTIWQDNMAIVADSPNQYTAHVFLNYLMRPDVAAKNATFILGVTPNAAAEPLLPPTLQDAYKQGFAPTEEMMKRLEWIERNDQTKAFTDLWTAVKGE, from the coding sequence ATGCAGTATCTGGGGGTGGTTGGGGCGGCGCTAGCGCTGCTGACAGCGTGCGGCGGGCAGGGCCAGGCGGGCAGCAGCGCCACCAGCGCGCCCGCGCCCGCCGCCACCCAGGCGGCGGCGCCCACCGCCGATGGCAGCGCCACCGCCCCCGACCAGGCCCCCGGCAGCCTCGCGGTCGACCCCGCCAAGCTCAGCAAGGAGCTGCACATCTACAACTGGGCCGACTACCTCGACCCGGCGGTGCTCGAAGATTTCCAGAAAGAATACGGCGTCGCCGTCACATCCGAGTCGTTCGACAACAACGAGGACATGATCGCCAAGATCAGCCCGGGCAGCTCGGGCTACGACATCGTCTTCCCCTCCGACTACGCCATCGACATCATGGCCAAGGGCGGGCTGCTGGCCAAGCTCGACAAGTCGCTGCTGCCCAACCTCGCGAACATCAAGGCCGACAACCTCGACCTCTACTACGACAAGGGCAATGTCTACTCGCTGCCCTACAACATGGGCATGACTGGCCTGGCCTACGACAGCAGCAAGTTCGACGCGCCGGTGGATAGCTGGGCCGCCGTGTTCGACCCGGCCCAACTGGAGAAGATCAAGGGCCAGTTCACCATGCTGGACGACGAGCGCGAGACGCCGGGCGCGGCGCTCAAGTACCTGGGCCTCTCGCTCAACAACACCAACCCCGCCGATCTGAAGAAGGCCGAGGATCTGCTGAAGGCCCAGAAGCCCGATGTCTCGGCCTACGACAGCAGCAACGTGAGCCGCAAGCTGGCCAGCGGCGAGATCATCATCGGCCACATCTACAGCTACAACGCGCTCCAGGCCCGACTGGGGCTGGATGGCAGCTTCTCGGGCAACCCCAACATCACCTTCGTGGCCCCCAAGGAGGGCTGCACGATCTGGCAGGACAACATGGCCATCGTGGCCGACTCGCCCAACCAGTACACCGCGCACGTCTTTCTCAACTACCTGATGCGCCCCGACGTGGCCGCCAAGAACGCCACCTTCATCCTGGGCGTCACGCCCAACGCCGCCGCCGAGCCGCTGCTGCCCCCGACGCTTCAGGACGCCTACAAGCAGGGCTTCGCCCCCACCGAGGAGATGATGAAGCGGCTGGAGTGGATCGAGCGCAACGACCAGACCAAGGCATTCACCGACCTGTGGACCGCCGTCAAGGGCGAGTAG